A single genomic interval of Zobellia nedashkovskayae harbors:
- a CDS encoding carboxymuconolactone decarboxylase family protein, which yields MIKDYGKHYNDLTRLIKELGSSIPETIGGFNSLHKASTAEGVLSTQTKELIALGIAITVRCDGCIAFHVHDAIEAGASSEEIIETIGVAVMMGGGPALMYGCEALEALNQFVVLQ from the coding sequence ATGATAAAAGATTATGGAAAACACTATAACGACCTCACAAGATTAATAAAAGAACTAGGTAGCAGCATACCCGAAACTATAGGTGGCTTCAACAGCCTGCATAAGGCCAGTACTGCAGAAGGTGTACTATCTACCCAAACCAAGGAACTTATTGCCCTTGGAATTGCTATAACAGTTCGTTGCGACGGTTGTATTGCCTTTCACGTGCACGATGCCATAGAAGCAGGCGCTAGTTCCGAAGAAATTATAGAAACCATAGGCGTGGCTGTGATGATGGGTGGAGGTCCCGCTCTCATGTACGGTTGTGAAGCTTTGGAAGCATTAAACCAATTTGTGGTACTCCAATAA
- a CDS encoding WG repeat-containing protein encodes MKRLFIISLLLSIPIMGISQSVEDINKPIIGELDQIEPFSEGLAAVKKGDQWGFIDENGQLVIGFRGDVVWNKTPNTENFGIEGIGSPKFKDGLCTIKTVKEDGIARYGFIDKKGNVAVDPVFLNVSQFSDGHAVGIYESKELRGKNPFQLKIYDYEFTEVVVNEAGEMLWPIQERQNIVMSKKLFKLPELQARMISKDLLGVKEKSNTWKIVKPKLQD; translated from the coding sequence ATGAAACGCTTATTTATTATTTCGTTATTACTGTCAATACCTATTATGGGTATTTCACAATCAGTAGAAGACATCAATAAACCTATTATAGGAGAACTTGATCAGATAGAGCCTTTTAGTGAAGGTTTAGCAGCTGTAAAAAAAGGAGACCAATGGGGATTTATTGATGAAAATGGTCAGTTGGTAATTGGGTTTAGGGGAGATGTGGTTTGGAACAAAACTCCTAATACGGAGAATTTTGGTATAGAAGGTATTGGTTCGCCTAAGTTTAAAGATGGACTTTGTACCATAAAAACAGTTAAGGAAGATGGTATTGCTCGTTACGGATTTATAGACAAAAAAGGTAATGTGGCAGTAGATCCCGTATTTTTAAATGTAAGCCAGTTTAGTGATGGTCATGCAGTGGGTATTTATGAAAGCAAAGAATTACGCGGAAAAAATCCATTCCAATTAAAAATTTACGATTACGAATTTACCGAAGTAGTAGTGAACGAGGCAGGTGAAATGTTATGGCCCATACAGGAAAGGCAGAACATTGTAATGTCTAAAAAGCTATTTAAATTACCTGAATTGCAAGCTAGGATGATTTCAAAAGATTTGTTAGGGGTAAAAGAAAAATCTAATACTTGGAAAATTGTTAAACCTAAACTTCAAGATTGA
- a CDS encoding class I fructose-bisphosphate aldolase, which translates to MEIEKYLKEETFYLLDHECITIPKDKIHLPGPDFNDRIMASSDRSNRVLGSLQQLFDHGRLGGTGHLSLLPVDQGVEHSAGASFAPNPEYFDPENIVKLAIEGGCNAVASTLGVLGAVSRKYAHKIPFLVKLNHNELLTYPNTFDQIYFAQVEQAWDMGAVAVGATIYFGSPESDRQIQETSKAFKRAHELGMATVLWCYLRNDAFKTDKDYSVSADLTGQANHLGVTIEADIIKQKQPSNNGGFNALKNFGKTSDLVYSKLTTNHPIDLTRYQVANCYMGRAGLINSGGASGDDDFAAAARTAVINKRAGGMGLISGRKAFQRPMKEGIKLLNLIQDIYLDPAITIA; encoded by the coding sequence ATGGAAATTGAAAAATATTTAAAAGAAGAAACCTTCTATCTACTAGATCACGAATGTATTACTATTCCTAAAGATAAAATCCACCTTCCAGGCCCCGATTTTAATGATAGGATTATGGCATCATCAGATAGATCAAACCGGGTTTTAGGAAGTTTACAACAACTGTTTGATCATGGAAGACTAGGTGGTACAGGCCATCTTTCCCTATTGCCGGTTGATCAGGGCGTAGAACATTCTGCAGGTGCAAGTTTTGCTCCAAACCCTGAGTATTTTGATCCTGAGAATATTGTGAAACTTGCCATTGAAGGGGGTTGTAATGCAGTAGCTTCCACATTAGGTGTACTAGGCGCAGTATCTAGAAAATACGCTCATAAAATTCCTTTTTTGGTAAAATTAAACCATAATGAGTTACTTACGTATCCCAACACTTTTGATCAAATTTATTTTGCACAGGTAGAACAGGCTTGGGATATGGGTGCCGTAGCCGTAGGAGCTACCATTTATTTTGGTTCACCAGAATCCGATAGACAAATACAAGAAACCAGCAAAGCGTTTAAGCGGGCACATGAATTGGGTATGGCCACTGTTCTTTGGTGTTATCTGCGTAATGACGCATTTAAAACAGATAAAGACTATTCCGTTAGTGCGGATTTGACAGGACAGGCCAACCACCTTGGTGTAACGATTGAGGCCGATATCATCAAACAAAAACAGCCAAGTAATAATGGTGGTTTTAATGCTTTGAAAAATTTCGGAAAAACTAGTGACCTTGTCTATAGTAAACTAACAACAAACCACCCTATTGACCTGACCAGATACCAAGTTGCGAACTGCTACATGGGGAGAGCTGGACTAATAAATTCCGGTGGTGCTTCAGGTGATGATGATTTTGCAGCCGCTGCACGTACTGCGGTAATTAACAAAAGAGCTGGTGGTATGGGATTGATTTCTGGTCGTAAAGCTTTCCAAAGACCTATGAAAGAAGGCATTAAACTTTTAAATCTTATACAGGATATCTACTTAGACCCCGCAATTACAATAGCTTAA
- the ftsH gene encoding ATP-dependent zinc metalloprotease FtsH, which produces MKRQPNKKDTGTPEDKNPKSPFGGFNSNWILILIFGSFALFTFISSPVSATKEISWTFLQDSLLAKDEISKIIVVNKEFAEFYIKKDTAANKASKDTTKSLFGSIEAPKYKMTIGSVENFENKLEQAQSSFSSTNKIDVQYQNRTSWGSTLSWILPLVVLMAFWFFMLKRMGTGGGMGSSMMNIGKSTAKLATKDTKSSVTFKDVAGLKEAKIEVMEVVDFLKNPEMYTELGAKIPKGVLLVGPPGTGKTLIAKAVAGEARVPFFSMSGSEFVEMFVGVGASRVRDLFKRAKEKTPSIIFIDEIDAVGRSRGKSGGFQSNDERENTLNQLLTELDGFGPNTGVIVLAATNRPDVLDKALLRPGRFDRHIYLELPTKDEREEIFKVHLRPLKLAGDVKPHDLAKLSPGFSGADIANICNEAALIAARKKEKKVHSHDFMDARDRVVGGMERKSKIIAPKEKETVAHHEAGHAVVSWYLKNVDALVKVSIIPRGKSLGAAWYLPEERQIVTKAQFIDQMCASLGGRAAEDIVFNEISSGALDDLEKATKQAYAMVSYYGLDEKIGPISFYDSSGQNDRLVGKPYSESMAKLIDQEAQSLILNAYKKTKAVLVEHREELEKLAQHLLEHEVAEKEDLEAILGKRIEFIPNNVDVNDDNQLSVI; this is translated from the coding sequence ATGAAACGGCAACCAAATAAAAAAGACACCGGTACACCGGAGGACAAAAACCCAAAATCACCTTTTGGCGGATTCAATTCTAATTGGATTCTCATCTTGATTTTTGGGTCTTTTGCCTTGTTCACCTTTATCTCTAGCCCCGTTTCCGCTACAAAAGAAATAAGTTGGACGTTTCTTCAAGACTCGCTTTTGGCGAAAGATGAAATTTCAAAAATAATAGTGGTCAATAAGGAGTTTGCGGAATTTTATATTAAAAAAGACACCGCTGCAAATAAGGCTTCAAAAGATACAACCAAGAGTTTGTTTGGTAGTATTGAAGCTCCAAAATACAAAATGACCATTGGCTCTGTTGAGAATTTTGAAAATAAGTTAGAACAAGCGCAAAGTTCTTTTTCGTCTACAAATAAAATTGATGTTCAGTATCAAAACCGCACAAGTTGGGGTTCTACCCTATCGTGGATTTTGCCACTGGTTGTACTTATGGCATTCTGGTTTTTTATGCTGAAGCGAATGGGAACTGGCGGCGGCATGGGAAGTTCTATGATGAACATAGGAAAGTCTACCGCTAAATTAGCGACAAAGGATACCAAAAGCTCTGTAACTTTTAAGGATGTAGCAGGTTTAAAAGAGGCCAAAATTGAAGTCATGGAGGTCGTAGATTTTTTAAAGAATCCTGAGATGTATACGGAGTTGGGAGCAAAAATTCCAAAAGGAGTTTTACTCGTAGGACCTCCTGGAACAGGAAAAACCCTGATAGCAAAAGCAGTAGCCGGAGAAGCCCGAGTTCCATTCTTTTCTATGTCCGGTTCTGAATTTGTTGAAATGTTCGTTGGCGTTGGTGCATCTAGGGTACGTGATCTATTTAAACGTGCTAAGGAGAAAACACCAAGTATTATTTTTATTGACGAAATTGATGCAGTAGGACGTTCCCGTGGCAAAAGCGGTGGTTTTCAGTCTAATGATGAGCGTGAAAATACATTGAACCAATTGCTTACCGAACTTGATGGTTTTGGTCCTAATACAGGCGTAATTGTTTTGGCCGCAACCAACCGCCCAGATGTGCTAGATAAAGCATTATTGAGGCCGGGTAGGTTTGACCGGCATATATATCTAGAACTACCTACCAAGGATGAGCGCGAAGAAATATTCAAAGTTCACCTTAGACCACTTAAACTTGCGGGAGATGTAAAACCACATGATTTGGCTAAATTAAGTCCTGGATTTTCAGGAGCGGACATTGCCAATATCTGTAACGAAGCTGCACTTATTGCCGCTCGTAAAAAAGAGAAAAAAGTACATTCTCATGATTTCATGGATGCTAGGGACCGTGTTGTTGGAGGAATGGAACGAAAAAGTAAAATCATAGCCCCTAAGGAAAAAGAAACCGTAGCACACCATGAGGCAGGTCATGCCGTTGTAAGTTGGTACCTGAAGAATGTAGATGCTCTGGTTAAAGTCTCTATTATTCCAAGAGGAAAATCTTTGGGTGCCGCATGGTATTTACCAGAAGAAAGACAAATTGTAACCAAAGCCCAATTTATAGATCAGATGTGCGCTTCTTTGGGCGGACGGGCTGCTGAAGACATTGTTTTTAACGAGATTTCTTCAGGAGCTTTAGATGATCTTGAAAAAGCAACAAAACAAGCCTATGCCATGGTATCTTACTACGGACTGGACGAAAAAATAGGGCCAATCAGTTTTTATGATTCATCTGGGCAAAATGATCGTCTGGTGGGAAAACCTTATAGTGAATCTATGGCCAAGCTTATAGATCAGGAAGCTCAATCTCTAATTCTTAACGCCTATAAAAAGACTAAAGCTGTATTGGTTGAGCACAGAGAAGAGCTAGAGAAACTAGCCCAACATTTGCTTGAGCATGAAGTAGCGGAGAAAGAAGATTTAGAAGCCATTCTAGGAAAAAGAATAGAATTTATTCCTAATAATGTAGATGTAAATGACGATAACCAATTGTCTGTCATCTAA
- a CDS encoding ABC1 kinase family protein — translation MAAFKIPKQKEIKRYATLFNVLAKYGFEDVLVNSGITKAIPKSYLNGHPDTEKNLSFSTYERIRMVLEELGPSYVKLGQIFSNREDMLPPELIKELEKLQDHAPNLKNFDVQKTIEDELEITLSDYFLSVNPEPLAAASLAQVHRAKLLSGEDVVLKIQRPNIEEVIESDLLIMKQVARALEKYSTQAQALQPVRIIASFEQSIREELQFLREMDNTEKFARNFEGNEMIHVPVIYRPLSTNRIICMEFIDGIKVSEINTLKAANIDPIAVAKVGVDLYIEQILEHGFFHADPHPGNIFVLPTTGQICFLDFGMMGTVMPSDKEALGDLLLYFLRKDVKKIIILLEKIAVKTDIPDYKKLEQDLYELVSGVSDISLQNVKIGTILTQFKTVLYENRIILPHYLYMLIRGLIIIEGVGRKLDPSFNITDNLEPYTSKIIRRRFSLKRLFKKNLSRFQDINDLIDTLPDDINAILKKIKDGKLVVIHEHKGLTEFQTAISKSVNRLVFAVIIAALSIGSSILVMAKMPPLINGIPLLGAIGFVLSAVLGFYIVISIFRNDQF, via the coding sequence ATGGCTGCATTTAAAATTCCGAAACAAAAAGAAATAAAAAGGTACGCCACTCTATTCAACGTCCTCGCCAAATATGGGTTTGAGGACGTTTTGGTAAATAGCGGTATCACAAAGGCGATTCCAAAAAGTTATTTGAACGGACATCCCGATACCGAAAAAAACCTTTCTTTTTCAACATACGAACGTATTCGTATGGTGCTCGAAGAACTGGGACCAAGCTATGTAAAGCTAGGCCAGATTTTCAGCAATCGGGAAGACATGCTTCCACCTGAGCTCATAAAGGAATTAGAAAAATTACAAGACCACGCTCCTAATTTAAAAAACTTTGATGTACAAAAAACTATTGAAGACGAGCTGGAAATCACCTTGTCCGATTATTTCTTGTCCGTCAATCCAGAACCTTTAGCGGCAGCATCTTTGGCCCAAGTACACCGTGCAAAATTATTGAGCGGAGAAGATGTGGTTCTTAAAATTCAGCGCCCTAATATAGAAGAAGTCATTGAGAGCGATTTGTTGATCATGAAACAAGTTGCCAGAGCATTGGAGAAATATAGTACCCAAGCACAAGCTTTACAACCCGTGCGCATTATAGCATCTTTTGAACAAAGTATTCGGGAAGAACTTCAGTTTTTACGAGAAATGGATAATACCGAAAAATTCGCTCGGAATTTTGAGGGTAATGAAATGATTCATGTTCCGGTAATCTATCGTCCGCTGTCTACAAATCGTATTATATGCATGGAGTTCATTGACGGGATAAAAGTATCTGAAATTAATACACTTAAAGCTGCAAACATAGATCCGATAGCAGTAGCCAAAGTTGGAGTTGACCTATATATAGAACAAATTCTTGAGCATGGTTTCTTTCATGCGGATCCACATCCGGGAAACATATTTGTACTTCCAACTACGGGCCAAATTTGCTTCTTAGATTTTGGTATGATGGGTACCGTAATGCCTAGCGATAAAGAAGCCCTTGGCGACCTGCTACTCTATTTCTTAAGAAAAGACGTCAAGAAAATTATTATTTTACTTGAGAAGATTGCAGTTAAAACAGATATACCCGATTACAAAAAACTAGAACAAGATTTATACGAACTGGTTTCTGGAGTAAGCGACATCTCGCTACAAAATGTAAAAATAGGAACTATTCTCACCCAGTTCAAAACCGTGTTGTACGAGAATAGAATCATCCTACCACACTATCTATATATGCTGATAAGAGGACTTATTATTATAGAGGGCGTAGGCAGAAAATTAGATCCATCTTTTAACATTACGGATAATTTAGAACCTTATACCTCTAAAATTATCCGAAGAAGATTTAGCTTAAAACGGCTATTTAAAAAGAACCTAAGTCGTTTTCAAGATATTAATGACCTCATAGACACCCTACCCGATGATATCAACGCCATCCTTAAAAAAATAAAAGATGGTAAACTGGTGGTGATTCACGAACACAAAGGGTTAACAGAGTTTCAAACGGCAATAAGTAAATCTGTCAACCGATTGGTCTTTGCTGTAATCATAGCCGCCCTTTCCATTGGGTCTTCAATCTTGGTTATGGCAAAAATGCCTCCCCTTATAAACGGTATTCCATTATTGGGAGCTATTGGTTTTGTGTTATCGGCTGTATTGGGTTTTTACATTGTAATATCCATATTTAGGAACGATCAATTTTAA
- a CDS encoding universal stress protein yields the protein MDKIKTILIPFDFTQASKKALEYAAGFVGRLDDIKIVLAYVSGNCNLELLPENFERLEKEYEGILKNKLEWEIQDGKLIETLIKIRKKDKIDLIIMGTSGKDKKEIKEHTNTAHLVLKGKCPVLVIPHDCQDYKLTNIALVIGREEIDDTKKLGTLLMIARKCNAKVHVLTIENQPGIYGYSKEEEKNENAIEYYLETFYKERVFIKNDDVIDGINTYAIKNDIDVVAILPRNQTMRSEPTEGELTQMLILNSKVPILVLE from the coding sequence ATGGACAAAATTAAAACAATACTCATTCCTTTTGATTTTACACAGGCATCAAAAAAAGCATTAGAGTATGCTGCAGGTTTCGTTGGTAGACTGGACGATATTAAAATTGTATTAGCTTATGTTTCTGGAAACTGTAATCTTGAATTGTTGCCAGAAAATTTTGAAAGGCTGGAGAAAGAATATGAAGGTATTCTTAAGAATAAGTTGGAGTGGGAAATTCAAGATGGAAAGCTTATTGAAACCTTAATTAAAATCCGGAAAAAAGATAAGATAGATCTTATCATTATGGGAACTTCCGGTAAAGACAAAAAAGAAATTAAGGAACATACAAATACCGCGCACCTTGTTTTAAAGGGAAAATGTCCGGTTTTGGTTATTCCCCATGATTGTCAAGATTACAAACTAACAAATATTGCATTGGTTATAGGTAGGGAAGAGATTGATGACACTAAGAAATTGGGAACACTTTTAATGATAGCCCGGAAATGTAATGCTAAGGTACATGTGTTGACTATAGAAAACCAGCCTGGTATTTATGGGTATAGCAAAGAAGAGGAGAAGAATGAAAATGCTATAGAATATTATCTAGAAACATTTTATAAAGAGCGAGTTTTCATTAAAAACGATGATGTTATAGACGGGATAAATACCTACGCAATAAAGAATGATATTGATGTTGTGGCCATTCTTCCTAGAAATCAAACTATGCGCAGTGAGCCTACTGAAGGAGAATTAACGCAAATGTTGATTCTAAACTCTAAAGTGCCCATTCTTGTTTTAGAATAA
- the glk gene encoding glucokinase, which yields MKMTEKPSLPLTHKSLIPLAVGSKTSLGNISGNVLAGDIGGTKTNLALYEFKDRHLFLVKQKSYRTKNHSSLLEIIEDFEIEEMAKIDSICFGVAGPITKGKVHGTNFPWSIDTKKLIKALHLKSIFLINDMQANAYGLAALEEKDLDHLKYGSKIEGNAVIISPGTGLGEAGLFWDGSAYHPFATEGGHCDFSPRNDFDLEVWKYFQQKYGHVSWERLLSGQGIRDTYQLIRNVSGEKETDAFKAKMAKEDPAAVITSTALGGSDVVCRETFYLFVRFLAIETSQLALKFKATGGIYIGGGIMPKIIKGMNREVFTDNFMQSGRMNSLLQMVPVDVILNDNTALLGAAYYAAMNLE from the coding sequence ATGAAAATGACGGAAAAACCTTCCTTGCCCTTAACTCATAAATCTTTGATTCCTTTGGCAGTAGGCTCTAAAACGAGCTTAGGCAATATAAGCGGAAATGTGCTAGCGGGTGATATAGGAGGAACTAAAACGAATCTCGCACTTTACGAATTTAAAGATAGACACCTTTTTCTGGTCAAACAAAAATCATATAGAACAAAAAACCATTCCTCTTTATTAGAAATTATAGAAGATTTTGAAATAGAAGAAATGGCTAAGATAGATAGTATATGTTTTGGTGTAGCCGGTCCCATAACCAAAGGAAAAGTACACGGTACCAATTTCCCTTGGAGTATTGATACCAAAAAGCTCATCAAAGCACTTCATCTTAAATCCATTTTTTTAATAAATGACATGCAGGCCAATGCCTATGGGCTGGCCGCACTAGAGGAAAAGGATTTAGATCATTTAAAATATGGTTCAAAAATTGAAGGTAATGCCGTTATTATTTCTCCAGGAACCGGTTTAGGAGAAGCTGGTCTATTTTGGGACGGCTCTGCATACCATCCTTTTGCCACGGAAGGAGGCCATTGTGATTTTAGCCCAAGAAACGACTTTGACCTGGAAGTATGGAAATATTTTCAGCAGAAATATGGTCATGTCAGTTGGGAACGTTTACTATCAGGACAAGGTATACGTGATACCTATCAACTGATACGTAATGTTAGTGGCGAAAAAGAAACAGATGCTTTTAAAGCAAAAATGGCCAAAGAAGATCCTGCTGCTGTAATTACTTCAACTGCTTTGGGAGGTTCTGATGTAGTCTGCAGGGAAACCTTTTATCTTTTTGTTCGGTTTTTAGCAATAGAAACTTCTCAACTTGCCTTAAAATTCAAGGCTACCGGAGGAATTTATATTGGCGGAGGAATTATGCCCAAGATTATAAAAGGAATGAATAGAGAAGTATTTACAGATAACTTCATGCAGTCTGGACGTATGAACTCTCTTTTACAAATGGTTCCCGTAGATGTTATTCTAAACGACAATACAGCTTTGCTAGGAGCTGCATATTATGCGGCAATGAATCTTGAGTAA
- a CDS encoding 1-phosphofructokinase family hexose kinase, translated as MARIITLTVNPAIDKSTTVAGIGPNTKLRCTQPTFDAGGGGINVSRAIKKLGGTSLCSYFAGGPSGAYLKQLLDEKNIEQSITPIEGFTRENLAVTDTSTNQQYRFGMPGPPIKEAEWQNALKQLELQLNKGDYLVASGKLPPDVPDDFYVKVSRIAENKEALFILDTSGDALMKAAKSHVYMLKPNLAELGVLCGVSSITDLDLKSLAKEFLKTNDCQILVVSLGPKGALLATKNEMVQIPAPVVHQKSTIGAGDSMVAGMVMSLIWGKSLVDMVQYGVACGTAATMHHGTQLCVKKDADKLYEWIKQQTPVLETN; from the coding sequence ATGGCCCGCATAATAACGCTTACCGTAAACCCCGCAATTGATAAAAGCACTACTGTGGCAGGAATTGGCCCTAATACAAAATTACGTTGTACCCAACCCACTTTTGACGCCGGTGGTGGTGGGATAAATGTATCACGAGCTATAAAAAAGTTAGGTGGCACATCACTTTGCAGCTACTTTGCCGGTGGTCCTTCGGGAGCATATTTGAAACAACTTTTAGATGAAAAAAACATTGAACAATCCATAACTCCCATTGAGGGGTTTACGCGGGAAAACCTGGCGGTAACGGATACAAGTACCAATCAACAATACAGATTTGGAATGCCCGGCCCACCAATAAAGGAAGCAGAATGGCAAAATGCCTTAAAGCAATTGGAATTGCAGTTAAATAAGGGAGATTATTTAGTTGCAAGTGGAAAACTACCTCCCGACGTACCAGACGATTTTTATGTAAAAGTAAGCCGTATAGCAGAAAATAAAGAAGCACTTTTTATTCTTGACACTTCTGGTGATGCACTTATGAAAGCTGCAAAATCCCATGTTTACATGCTCAAACCCAACTTGGCAGAATTAGGTGTGTTATGCGGGGTTTCCTCCATAACAGACTTAGACCTGAAATCATTGGCGAAAGAATTTTTAAAAACTAATGATTGCCAAATTCTTGTGGTATCCCTAGGACCAAAAGGGGCATTACTAGCTACCAAAAATGAAATGGTACAAATACCAGCTCCTGTGGTTCACCAAAAAAGTACTATTGGTGCAGGTGACAGTATGGTGGCCGGAATGGTCATGAGCCTTATATGGGGCAAATCTTTAGTTGACATGGTTCAATATGGCGTGGCGTGCGGAACTGCCGCCACAATGCACCATGGCACACAACTATGTGTAAAAAAAGATGCGGACAAGCTGTATGAATGGATAAAACAGCAAACACCCGTTTTAGAAACAAATTAA
- a CDS encoding 2,3-bisphosphoglycerate-dependent phosphoglycerate mutase, with protein sequence MGKLILVRHGKSLWNVKNVFTGWTDIDLAPEGMEEAKKAGELIKSNLIDIDICFSSYLKRAIRTAWILLETAEMMHVDTKYSWKLNERNYGDWQGKNKDEVLEEVGEEFFLSVRRGYATPPPSLSINDKRNPKFDSNYKALDTSVLPMAESLKDTSKRVVNYFFEAIAPELAKGKTVLISAHGNSLRALIEYLEHISSEDIAKVEVATGDPHLYEFDGKLNVIEHYQLK encoded by the coding sequence ATGGGAAAATTAATATTGGTCAGGCACGGTAAAAGTCTATGGAACGTAAAAAATGTTTTTACGGGATGGACGGATATTGACTTGGCACCGGAAGGAATGGAAGAGGCAAAAAAAGCCGGGGAACTTATCAAATCAAATCTTATTGATATTGATATCTGTTTCTCCTCTTATTTAAAAAGAGCCATCCGTACCGCATGGATTCTATTGGAAACAGCAGAAATGATGCATGTAGACACCAAGTATAGCTGGAAGCTGAATGAAAGGAATTATGGAGATTGGCAAGGAAAGAACAAAGATGAAGTTCTAGAAGAAGTTGGAGAAGAATTCTTTTTGAGCGTACGTAGAGGTTATGCCACTCCCCCTCCTAGTCTTTCTATAAACGATAAACGAAATCCAAAATTTGATTCTAACTATAAAGCTTTGGATACCTCAGTTTTACCAATGGCCGAATCGCTTAAGGATACGTCAAAAAGAGTGGTCAATTACTTTTTTGAAGCTATTGCCCCAGAATTGGCAAAGGGTAAAACCGTATTAATATCCGCTCACGGAAATTCATTGCGCGCTCTTATAGAGTATCTAGAGCATATATCTTCCGAAGATATTGCAAAGGTAGAAGTAGCTACAGGTGATCCACACTTGTATGAGTTTGATGGTAAGCTAAATGTTATAGAACATTACCAATTAAAATAG
- a CDS encoding 2-hydroxyacid dehydrogenase has product MKIAIFNVHNWERDYLQNANNDKHTLKMFDTYLTLDTVDLAKGCDAICIFTEDNASAPILDRLHDLGVKYVALRSAGFNNINVPHAKKLGIRMARVPEYSPYAIAEFTVGVMLALNRKLVRTHYRIMEMNFSLNGLVGFDMNGKTVGIIGTGKIGRVVAKILHGFGCKLLLYDIFEDKSLVEKYDATYTDLDSLCKQSDIITLHAPLNAETHHLIDEARIADMKKGVMLINAGRGGLVKTQDVINGLKSGQIGYFGMDVYEEEKGLYFEDHSEDILQDDSMARLMTLRNVLISSHQAFLTDTALNNISRITFDNLECLEKGDSCVNEIK; this is encoded by the coding sequence ATGAAAATAGCAATATTCAACGTCCATAATTGGGAAAGGGACTATTTGCAAAATGCCAATAATGACAAGCACACCTTAAAAATGTTTGATACCTATCTAACTTTAGATACGGTAGATTTAGCAAAAGGATGTGATGCCATATGCATTTTTACAGAAGACAATGCATCTGCACCCATCTTAGATAGGTTGCATGATCTTGGGGTTAAGTATGTAGCATTACGCTCGGCCGGTTTTAATAATATAAATGTGCCGCATGCAAAAAAGTTGGGTATCCGCATGGCGCGGGTACCCGAATATTCCCCCTATGCTATTGCTGAGTTTACGGTAGGTGTTATGCTTGCCCTAAACCGAAAATTGGTTAGAACGCACTACCGGATTATGGAAATGAATTTTTCATTAAATGGGCTAGTTGGTTTTGATATGAATGGCAAAACAGTGGGCATTATAGGCACAGGCAAAATTGGTCGTGTAGTGGCAAAAATTTTACATGGGTTTGGCTGTAAACTATTGCTTTATGACATTTTTGAAGATAAATCTTTGGTAGAAAAATATGATGCTACTTACACAGATTTAGATTCTTTGTGCAAGCAATCTGATATCATTACGCTCCATGCTCCTCTAAATGCAGAAACACATCACCTTATTGATGAGGCTAGAATTGCGGATATGAAAAAAGGCGTGATGCTAATTAATGCTGGCCGTGGCGGATTGGTAAAAACCCAAGATGTTATAAACGGACTTAAATCCGGCCAAATAGGCTATTTCGGGATGGATGTTTATGAGGAGGAAAAAGGTCTCTATTTTGAAGATCACTCTGAAGATATCCTCCAAGATGATTCCATGGCGCGTTTAATGACTCTTAGAAATGTGTTGATCAGCAGTCACCAAGCATTTTTGACAGATACAGCCCTTAACAATATTTCACGAATAACCTTTGACAATTTGGAATGTTTGGAAAAAGGAGATTCTTGTGTTAACGAGATAAAATAA